Below is a genomic region from Nilaparvata lugens isolate BPH chromosome 3, ASM1435652v1, whole genome shotgun sequence.
aattatcaataaatcaatggttttttgacaatttcttagtctttttcattcaattagttctaattatgatacATAATTATCACAAATGACATGGTTTCATAGTGATCACATAAAGAGTGATTCCAAGCCTTCTGCACAAATGGACAATAGTGGCATCCACTAGACTTGGCATTTAGTGGCGGCTACTAAAATTTCGTCTTTTGTGCGAAGTGGTTTGAACGCTGCTAATGTCCCTGTGTAATGGCTCTTTGTCTCTACTGGCGGCTAAAAGTGAACGCGACTATTGTTCCTGTGTGTAGGGGGCTCGAGGGCCACTATTTTCCCTGTGTGTAGGGAGCCTGAGGGCCACTATTTTCCCTGTGTGTAGGGGGCCTGAGGgccattattttccctgtgtgAAGGGAGCTCGAGGACCACTATTGTCCCTGTGTGTAAGGGGCTTGTGGGACACTATTTTCCCTGTGTGTAAGGGGCTTGTGGGACACTATTGTCCCTGTGTGTAGGGGCTTGTGGGCCACTATTTTCCCTGTGTGTAGGGGCCCTGAGGGCCACTATTTTCCCTGTGTGTAGGGGTCTAGAGGATCACTATTCTCCCTGTGTGTAGCGGGCCTGAGGGCCACTATTTTCCCTGTGTGTAGGGGTCTCGAGGATCTCTATTGTCCCTGTGCGTAGGGGGCCGGAGAGCCACTATTTTCCCCGTGTGTAGGTGTCTCGAGGATCACTATTGTCCCTGTGTGTAGGGGGCCTGAGAGCCACTATTGTCCCTGTGTGTAGGGGGCCTAAGGCTACTATTTTCCCTGTGTGGGGAGCTCGAGGACCACTATTGTCCCTGTGTGTAGGGGGCCTGACGCCACTATTTTccctgtgtgtagggagctcgAGGACCACTATTGTCCCTGTGTGTAGGGGGCCTCAAGGGCCTTTATTGTCCCTGTGTACAGGGCTGAGGATTAAAGCAAAGTAAGATTAAAATCACTGATATAATAGTTTCttcaaatttcgtttattaATATTTACACAGTAAACTATACTATATTCGGTTTCATAATATTAACTATAGATTAATTATAAAGTTTCTTCAAATTTCGTTCattaatatttacaaaataaactACACTATATTCAGTTTCATAATATAAACTATGGGTTACTTTTCAACCATTGAAACAAATATTTCAACCATTAGCTATGTATTCAGTTTGTATTGTTTAGGAAGCTGAAGTAGGAGTAGGCAGCCTGTAGTAACtgtaaaaaacaatataattcaattacataaaattatataaaaataattgaaacattagAGGTTGTCCTGAAACAAAACTAGTATATAACAAGTCCACATTGGACAAACaagatgaatcaatcaataataccttggagaaaagatagcataaaaacATATCCTATGGTGTTGTGTaccaagttgagatgatactgtatcatattgtgttgatactgtatcattttgtggtgatactgtatcatttatggtgataacaaagagaaaagatagcataagatgatattacatcgtatagggcgtttatgttgcaaatttcattgttaactcaagccgatagtcctagtagttctttttggtgaagctatgtgatgctggtagtctctcatactgtgccattcttacactctcatccaaacaaaacattaataatGACAGTCAACATTAATTGGCTTCAGTTAACAAAAAACcggcttgaaattttgaaaatgatcgacctataccatggaatatctgctaatgtttttttttctttatgaTAATACAGATCTAAATCTATGAATATAATCTACAACatagattaaaataaaaataatcggcctataccatggaatatctcctaatgtttttttcttctttatgaTAATACAGATCTAAATCTATGAATATAATCTAATACAAGTGCGGCTTGTAAATTAAGTCATTTACTTTAAGTACCATGCGAggttttttcaatgaattcaaaaattcgactgagtcattgtcaatattgtagaaccgtttcataattgaataaaaacacacatatgttgttaAGTAAAGTTtccagtcaacttgaaaatgtgaccggtgtggtcacgaaaccatggtcgtgtaccgaataaaactgtgtagaatttgacaacatatttgtgattttattcaatgaattcaGTTCTGCTTGGCAAAAAAAAATACCAATGGTTTTCATAAGAGTATTTTCCATTTTGCCAATGTGTGAATCACACTTCCATAAAAACTAACCGCattcaatttaataaagaaCATTAACATTCTGCCTATCACTTTTTGTTAtcagaaaaaacgactagcagtcagatattttacaataaatgatttaatcactcactgtaacaacgagatctttcggcaggtcagCCATCTTCttgacaaccaagaagatggcggatctgccgaaagatctcgttgtcacagtgagtgattaattcatttattgtaaaatatctgactgctagtcgttttttaataacaaaaagtgatttaataataagcagttcgtgatgggaAACAACAATGAAGAATTCTGTCTATGTTTTGTACAGTTTCATAAGATCTAATCGtgttcaatttaaaacattaccATTCTGTTAATGTGTGTGAACACTCTCATAACAACCAATGGTGATCTTTTCcaaatattatatgagaaataCTCACACTGCTGACGTTACTCCTGTTAGTTTTGAAAATTCCGTAGAAATTAATTTCGAAATCCTGTGTGTTTCTCATCATCATGATTAGAAGCGCTTTCTGTACCCAGATTGGTTTGTCCATCCAGGAACATTCGTAGATTGCCTTTCTCGTTTTTTCACCCTGCAATATATAATTTACTAGTAGAGCATCGTCTCTATTAGATGTTTCACTGCAGTGATTTATAACGGTGTAGAAACCAAAACTAGTTTCATGTTGTTTTAATTAAACATTGTTGAATAGTAGTACtgaccacggtatatagaagaagacggtaggtgtcacgcgcatgtttgtgctaaatttccggtgtagctgacgtcattttatatccaatcatctgtttttaacaaataataagtttcataaattggcaataggtgttaaaaacctaggttggtggcgatgacgcaatctagctggctggctactgcgcacacatttcatgacccctactGTTTTCATCTAAATAGGTACCgtggttctgatttttcaattcagTTCGAAGTTGTAGTATCATGATgcaattatttcaatatcagtatactactagtagttctgtgaacagtagatctcactcagtattctcatccacaagtacctgattgaaactaaagaccttatggaaatacagcaatagactggcttctccacacatctgtgtaatcacttgtcagctgatttatgatgaataattctatagtctgattttactctaatataattagcgtatgaaggaggctcatttttccttttatattatccttgaaatgtaaaatttccaaaaaccttgtatatacgtcgacgcgcaattaaaaaaaggaacatacctgtcaaatttcatgaaaatctattaccgcgtttcgccgtaaatgcgcaacatataaacattcaaacatttaaacattaagagaaatgccaaaccgtcgacttgaatcttagacctcacttcgctcggtcaattaaattaTCGATAACAGTGACGTATCCAGGGGGGGATATGGGGATGTATCCCCTCCGAAATGGAACCTGGATTTTTTGTGGCTGGATAAGCCACAAAAATTATCATCTAATGCCATATTTTCGTTATATTGTACTATGTAAGTcgagaaatataatataaggGATCAGAGAATAGCACTGCGATAGCAATGATAATATTGAGCTATTTTCTTATAGACAGTGAGTGGTCTAGTGCATAGGGACTAGATAGCAGGGGATAGAGAAACTACAAATAGCACTCAAAACTAGTTCTCTTTTTACTAtctattattatgaagaaattcaatgtagCTTATATTGTTCTAGTTGGTcatagttttattcatttcCATGCATATCCTTAAACAAAGCTCCAGCAGCTTCCTCTAGAGAGAACCCCCGAAAATTTCACAGTTATGATGAACGGGCGTAGTTTCTACCGTGGACAGGAGGGAAAAAAATAgttggaaaaaatgttttatcccctcccaaaaaaaaacaatgtaaGTTTGAACACTCAAGTAAAAATCatgtgaatttgaaaaaaattgttaatcaAGTTAAAACTAAACCTATAAAGTTGGTTGAAATAGTGCTTTATTGGAGCCAAAATTTAAGCATTCTATCTTGTTATCTAATAATGAGTAGGCCTTCTACAAAATCTCCTGTTAACAATCGAttgactaataaaattctaCTACATTCCATTCTATTTGCTATTTAATCAAAAACGCTATGACATTTCCAAGGGAAGATCGAAATAATAAGTGGTCTACTGATcacaaaaaaaacttgaatggaatgtttgttttcaagtggaaattgcGTAAAATCGCACCAAATTGAAGgtatattttcaaaagttttcGGGGGAGGACCCCAGGAACCCCCTTTGGTGGGAGGACCCCTCTACACCCCCCAGTGTCACCCTCAAAGTTTTGGTGCTTCCTACTCCCTTGACTACTTTACTCCCTACTACTCCCTAAGACTACTttggggagtccgatctcactaggcatcaaacctgcatcCATGTAGAAACcaatctgaaaaaacaaaccaattcaaacTCCAATGTACCCGAATTTCTTTTCTGGATACGTCACTGCTCCATAATATTGATAGCTATTTGTGCAACGTGCAACAAGTGTAGAATCATCATCTTTGTCAATCTTAGAATTTGTCCGTATGAGAGACGTAGGTTACTGGATTTGTTTAATAAACACTTTCATTCTTTTCTAATTAGTTCCTATCTTTCCACCTAATCACAATCGACTATTCTTGACGATACAATCGTCATAATCTTTCATCTACTatgaactagcaggtaacccatgctccgcaagggtctaataaaaaacttgacaaattgataacttgacttactgaaatcttgaagaattcaaaataggcctgtaaccatcctcggtaaattagaAATCTACATTCAgaattttaagttaatcagtccagtagttcagacgtgatgattcgtcattcatgaatttcctatcccgtacatcaAGGAGCAGGTAATCAAGTGTCTAATTAAAgatttgacaaactgaaaacttgacctactaaaatcttgatgaattcaaaataggcctataaccatcctcggtaaataaggattaagaatctatatatgcaaacatcaagttaatcagtccagtaattcagacgtgatgttgcgtcattcatgaatttcctatcccatacatgTATATGCctattcttttctttattatatcatagatagATGACATGTTATTAATCATTTCTCTATCATACTATTATAAATAGGATACTCAAATAGTTATGTGTACATCttgagtgaaaagtgctgttttttctccttgagggaaaagtttgaagtccgaggcgaagccgagggaaacaattttcctgagtgagaaaaagcattttttactcgtgatatacaaaacatttttcctatctgtcggcaaaagttgtaacaacaatggccgccacaactacagctatgatgaggttcctgtttcaaatttgattagttaataaggaatattcgttgactggtattttgaatagcatggaatataaaaaaatatttatacatttttttagtatagtgatatgaagttcgttataattttagcataaaaacatatatttcatatgttgatcaaatctggttgagtttagttggctcaatgactgacTACTCCATAtacttcctcatctgagcttagaccttcttacctattacagtgtaagttttcaaaatagagatgcttcccatgttatttaaatggagtcacttttcctccctagggagtttttctgttttttactaccgagagcgaaaaagtgacactttagtattatgtttcagagagtaaagtaagtactttagacagtaggtggaggaaaattatattcattactCTACTTTCTGAACACATTTTTTTACACCCTGCAGATcagcatttcatttatttatcatttacaatcaactcaaggagaaagaaacagactacagtccaaaacttcttttcatcccaatttcataaaataaattgtccataGCAACTTTTCAactcttcactaatttccacactgaaacaaaaacacaaacacttgaaacaagtaaaaatgaaaaatttacttGGAATTATCTGTTATATGTGCAACTTTTCAactcttcactaatttccacattgaaacaaaaacacaaacacttgaaacaagtaaaaatgaaaaaattactttaaattatttgttttcatttttcaactcacCCTGTTCATTAAACGTTGTCCATTCTCTGAATAAACCATACAACCAGCTAACATACTCAATGCCAATATACCGTATCTAACTTTCAAGTGATGTGATGTCACTCTCtagaaacataaaaataaattaattattgaataaaatgaataatttgatagCATAATTAAAACTACATGTTATTTAAGCAATCTTTTTATGAATGTATTCATTCATCCAATACAATagttgctctctctctctctctcaacctctctcgctcgctctctctctctcctctttaCTGAGTCCTTCTCCTAGTTAATTCGTCCACATTACTCTTAATTTTATAAAGTCCAAAAATAAAGGCATCTATCGTTGTATGTTTGTGATATAATTCCCATACTTTTACCATAGTatagaaattgttaaaatatgAAACAAAACAGAATCTGTTATCTGATATCACACAAAAAATAACTCACTTTATTTTCctacaaatattttttgtggtATAGTAGACTTTTATCAACAAACTTTGCAACTTCTCACCAAAAAACATTCTAAATCCTCTAAAtcagtggttctcaaagtgtGGGGCGCGACCCCCAAGGGGGGCGCGATGAATACTCAGGGGGGGGGCGCAAAGCTTAGttggaaaatgtttttaatttaattctaaaaataattacGATAAGCAATCTTTCTATTTACAAAATTACATGTGAGTAATTTTcactcataaaatatttatatcaacCGTATTGTCAAATTCATATTCTCAATCAATTAGTGCTCCCtcaatttgatagaaaaataaaaccTCATTGATCTCCAAGGTAACTTTGCGCTTAAAATGAAGTTCGAAGAATATTCTCTTAcatccttctggattggtgtgcaAAAGGAACACCCAATTTTGAGTAAAAAGGCATTGAAGATATAGACTCCATTTGCTACAATTTATCCGTGTAGAACTGGGTTTTCTGCTCTAGCTGCCATGAAAAGTGAATATAGACCAAGACTGGATGTGACCCAGGAACTTAGAGTAGCGTTATCGGAGCTGACACCTCGTTTCAACAAACTCTGCGAAAAAAACAAGCTCATCCTCCACACAGACGCtctttgtattgttaatttctatgagaatcaaaaATAACAACTATTTACTATAGTAGCTGTAGTacctgaataaattataatttattgtttgtatagaatttgttgttttattatgattgaaacTATTGCAACATTGGGTTATGTGTAGAATGTGCAAAActcaagtaaataaatattgagtgtaTAATGTATATACCTACATACATACGTATACATATATGTACAACATGTATAGTAGTCTATGTTTATACTTGTAGGGGGTCCGGCTTACAGCTGAATTATGCAGGGGGGGGGGCTTGAAGtaaaaagtttgagaaccactgcTCTAAATGTTCCCTGTGAATGGAAAGTTCTCTTATAAATTCAAGGCCCATATAAATGTAGGCATTAATTCAAAAACTATTGTTCTATGGTGCTATGAAACATAATCCATTAACCATCTAATATCATTCAACCAATTAAATCATgggttaggtcatgtcagaggccctgaaattgatcaggtgtgacctgaaaattctgacaccaaacctgagccagccagttATTATAAGCAATCAAATCatccaattattgaaaaaactactttaaatCATATAAATCAAAGATAATTGTTAAGGAACACTTATTTTCTAATTGTAtgagtaaatttttaaattaattcatgtattattattattatcattattataaacaataaatcattcaattattgaaaaaactactttaaattataatataaatcaatcttatttatcaattttatgagtttaataaatttatatcacCTGTGTACAAAATATGGCTAAGCATAGAAGTGAGCACAGACTTGCATTCACATAGAAAAGATGATATCGTCCACCCTCTTCAAACATTGACATTTTcctgaaaataattgttttttcatgtaaattgaaatattacacTATAAATTGTGAATTAACAGAGATTAAAATTTTGAGATAAAATTAGTTTAGTTAGATCTAAGATTGTAATAAATAGCCATATCAGGAGAGAAAACTATTGAACTGCATCTATACTAGTATCAAAAATCTGGGTCCAAGAGAAAGAAATTCTTTAGGATGGTTAGAAATTGgtccaatcaaatcaaatcttttatttgtcccaaaaacataattacaatgacaaaaatggttattaatgaaaaaagtaaaatactatataaaatgaaaaagaaaaataccattaataggattatacataactatattaaaaacgggaagtccctgcaaggttcgaggaacctgagcgcagaggccgagtgttcaatgcttaacagtacaagaaaataataatgggatattattaagaaatagggaaaagaaaaagtgagtgaggaagggaagagaaagagcagaGTGAAGGCATAGGGGGAAGTAAAGAATAGTTGAagattacataaaaaacatgagaagtctttatactaagctatgaggaaattacattgccaaaattacattgttcgagattatccatgtatgaatttcaattagcagttttctatccaatttactagtgataaaacggttaggaataacattgatgagctttgatacctgatataaaaattgttttctacaaattgataaaatagtatctGTAATTTGAAAGGTAATAGATAAGGGACAGAGTTTATATGGTGAAACACGCAGGTTGAAAAgattcatatgtttatttatgtagattattaaattttttatgtaaagcTGCCTGACAGTTAAAACATCTAGCTCACTAAACAGGTACTCACTTGGATAGAGTCTGGGTTTTCCCAATATAgctcttataatgtgtttttgaattacaaaaagTTTCTCCAAGTGGTTTGAGTATGTTCCACCACTAACATTCCAAGTGATGTTTTATGTTCTTGTAAAAGTTATAAAATACTTTATgtcatgatttttatttgcaTCTACCTAAAACTGGCACATGATTATTCAACTGAAAACTTTTTTCATTAGCTAGAACCAAGCCACTAGCTTCTAGATTATATTCAATCGACACAATGCTTGTGTTTTCAACCGCCAATATGTTGAgtgtttctatagtgaggtccacgttataatgacagtattagaTCAACTtaggttttgctatccttgtctattattcgacaaagccgatgctactatccttttctaggtccacaacgatgccaattattttttgacagtgtagaaatataattaattaatgcagagaatcggcatcgctattcttctatctttatccactgccattataacgtgaaccgcACTATAACTCACTTGAAAATCATGTGAATGTATAGTTTCATGGTTTATACTCACTTGAAAATCATGTGAATGTACAGTTTCATGGTTtatactcacttgaaaatgatttGATGATGAATACCCAGCGTCCTAATTATCTTTTTCAAGTGATCTGCATCCCGCgctgaaatgttctgtcctcccgcctcattttcaaatttgaaaccaCTCAGCTCCTCCAGGGTGATCAGAAACAGTTCGATTTCGGTGAATATACTGTTGTAGGCAAACAATCTTGAGGAATACAGGACAGACACAATTATATAGCCGAAATATAGATACCAGCATTGTAGCAGAGCCACAACTATGTACAAGTAGCCACTCTCTGTAGTTTTCGTGTAGCTAGCCGGCAGGAGGAAGGAAAACGTGATTGGAAGATCATCGAAAGGACGGAATTTGTAGATGCACATCAGGATACCGTGGACACAGTTGAAAGAGTATCCGAAacagaagaagaggagaatatTGCTGAGCGCTCTCGAGTTTCTGATAGCTGTCTCCTCCATTTCCCCAACTTTGTTGCGTTTCTTTTCCACC
It encodes:
- the LOC120350169 gene encoding uncharacterized protein LOC120350169, with the protein product MDDQSQQPTLRDRIWNKSRFTPFPKITAVEVVITLIVTYFVTQTALLLVLHWDSYDINSRPELFANLSYNLFVFLVTMEVFYVNGRLQIFLRIIETEFEVFETESDANLVEKKRNKVGEMEETAIRNSRALSNILLFFCFGYSFNCVHGILMCIYKFRPFDDLPITFSFLLPASYTKTTESGYLYIVVALLQCWYLYFGYIIVSVLYSSRLFAYNSIFTEIELFLITLEELSGFKFENEAGGQNISARDADHLKKIIRTLGIHHQIIFKKMSMFEEGGRYHLFYVNASLCSLLCLAIFCTQRVTSHHLKVRYGILALSMLAGCMVYSENGQRLMNRVS